The genomic DNA GCGGAACACGCACTCTGTTCTGTGATCATCGTCCGTTAATCAGGTGTGAGTTCTCCTTGTTAAACTCATACACAAACAGGAAATGTCCATGAAGATTCTGCTTGCCTACGATGGATCGGAACAGTCTAAAGCCGCAGGGAAGTTTCTGAGGAGATTCTTTTATCCTACGAGTGATCCCATTGAAATCGTTTGCGTGATTGATGCCCTGCGAGATCACAGTTGTCGTGTATTATCAGATCTTCAGAACGAGGCTGACCTCAAGCTGGAAGCGATCCAAAGAGAATTCCAGGTTGAAGACTGGAATGTGGAAACGAAGCGACATGAAGGAGAGATATCCAAGACGCTGATGAAGGAAGCCGAGGTGGGAGGGGCCACACTTCTGGTCGCTGGAGACCGGGGCCTTGGCAAGATCGATTCTCTGCTGTTGGGAAATGTGTCCAGTCATCTTGTCAAGCAGGCAAACTGCTCGGTGCTGATCGCAAAGAAATTTCCTGAAGTCGATTCCAGGGAAGTTGTGCGAATCCTGTTTCCCTACGATGGATCCCGAGCCGCAGAGTCTGCAGTGCAGTGGATTGAGTCGACTAACTGGCGGATCCCCGTCGAGTTAATGCTCCTCAATGTGATGGAGTCTCAGACTGACCATATGAAAAAAATGGCGATAGCGAATGCCACCTATGGTGAACTCGACGCTTTAAGGATACGGCTCGACAAAGAAATGACAACAAAATTACGTCGTGTAGAAACGGAAGTAATTGAAGACGACAATATTGATAAAACCATCCTGAATGCTGCCGTGACCTGGAACGCCGATTTAATTTTGCTTGGCCATCATGGACATAATAAGTTAATCGAACATATGCTCGGTAGCACAGCTTATCATATCGCCGAACATGCTTCCTGTTCCGTGTTAGTGATCAGGTGAATGTTGAAGTTCTATAGCCGTTTCCATGAATGTGCAGCGGGTGAATGACTGGAAAAATAGGACTCAAACCATCAATAGCCACTCCAGTAAACTGCAAACTGCAGTAATGATACTGTCTCAAAAAGATGAAACGCGGTTGATTGTAAAGTGAAATCTAAGAAATGACACGCTGTTTGACAGGGATGAATGATTGAAAGACCATCAATAATGGATCAATTATCGTTTGGCAGAAACCTCTCTGAAAAGATGATGTCCAAGATTATCTCAATGGGAGAACCTAAAACCGTCGCCGGAAATTGCTGTTTGTTCCGGGAGGGAGAGTATCACAACTCCGTCTATCTGATTGTCAAAGGGAATGTCTTATTGGACACGTTTGTGCAAGGGCGAAAATTTATCGAATTGTTAACCTTGAGTGATGGAGAATTTCTGGGATGTTCCCCAATTATTTCAACTCGACCGATGTCACTACGAGCAACGACGCTGACAGAGACTCAGCTGATTGTTTTTCAGGCAGATGAGTTAAAAGACTATTGCGAAATTGACCATGATTTCGGATACCAGTTTATGAAAGAGATCGCCTGCATATTTGCTCGTCGATTAATGGCCACTCGGCTACAGCTGCTTGATCTGTTTCTCCCTCCAGACGTCGATTCTGCTGTGAAACCTAAAGTCACCTGAAGCAGAGTGCAATTCTCTTATCACTTAGTTTTATCTCAGACTTAATTTCATGAACGACTTTCAATATTTTCGCATGGATCAGTTCCCCGACCTTTTAAGGCAATTGATGCATTCGGGCTATCGAGTGATTGCTCCGACCATTGATCAGGAAGCCATCGTCTATGCTGAAATTCAATCGATTGATGACATGCCACGCGGATACACTGATGAACAGAAACCGGGATATTATCGACTTCAACATACAGGGAATCAGCGATTCTTCGACTATGCCGTTGGCCCACACTCCTGGAAGAGATATCTGTTTCCTCCATTGCAGTTGATCTCAACATCGATCAAGTCTCAGGATGGATGGGTTTTCGAAGATCATGTCGACGAAGGCGAATCCTATGCGTTTCTGGGAGTTCGAGCCTGCGAACTGGCAGCGATGCGTATTCAGGATCGAGTGTTTCTGGAGGGGGCATACGTTGACAAAAACTATCAGAATCGACGAAAAGCTTCATTCATCGTAGCCGTTAACTGTGCCGTGCCTTCTGCGAATTGCTTTTGCACCTCGATGAATACAGGACCTAAGTGCAAGTCGGGATTTGATATTGCGTTGACGGAACTGTCCGATGGATTCCTGATAGAGATTGGTAGTTCACATGGAAATGAAATTGTGACGCCGTTGGGATTTCCGACTGCGACTGAGGAACAACTTTCTGAGTCAGAGTCGATCTCTGATCACGCTACAGAACAAATAAAAAAAACAATGGACACAACCGATTTGCGAAATCGGTTAATGGGTCAACTTGAGCATTCCCACTGGAAAGATGTTGCGAATCGTTGTCTCTCCTGCACAAATTGCACGATGGTATGCCCGACCTGTTTTTGCAGTCATGTTGAAGAAGTTCCTGATTTGAATCAGGAACGAGTCGATCGTCGTAAAACCTGGGACTCCTGTTTCAATCCTGGTTTCAGCAAGTTGCATGGAACACCTGTCAGAAACGATACACGTAGTCGATATCGACAATGGCTTACCCATAAACTGGCGACCTGGCACGATCAATTTGGTGAATCTGGTTGTGTTGGCTGTGGTCGATGTATCACCTGGTGTCCTGTCGGTATCGATTTGACGGCGGAAGTCGCAGCCCTTTGTGAGGAGGAACCATGAATCGGGAGGCATCGGTTCCGACTTCCAACTCTGCCTGGAAACTTCATGAAATTCGTTTGGTCTCAAGAAAGAAGGAAATACCAATCGTCGAGACTTTTGAATTTTCTTTCGTCGATTCCGCGGTTGGACAGCAATACGCCGCAAGACCTGGGCAGTTCAATATGCTTTATATTCCTGGATATGGAGAAGCAGCAATTTCTACAAGTGGATTATCGCAAAATACCGGAAACATCGTGCATACGATTCGTCAGGCTGGTAATGTCACCAATGCGATTTTCAGATTGGAGTTAGGGCAAACACTCGGGTGTCGAGGACCGTATGGAAACGGTTGGCCGTTACGGGATTTGGAGGAGAAGCACCTCATTCTGATTGGTGGAGGCATTGGAATGGCACCACTGCGTTCTGTTATTGAATCATTGAGACAATCGCGGTGTAGTTTTTCGAAAGTGACCATACTCATAGGTGGACGCAGTCCGGACTCTCTCTTGTATTCAGCAGAATATGATCAGTGGCGGTCTTCAGGCTTTGAAGTTCTGACCACAGTCGATCACTCGACAACCGGTTGGCAGGGAAATATTGGAGTTGTGCCGAGTTTACTGGACCACATCGAGCTCTCAGATCCCAACGCCGCCATCGTGATGTGCTGTGGCCCCGAAGTGATGATGAATTATTCTGCTCTTGCGGCAATCGAACGAGGAATTCCTGAAGATCAGATTTTCTTCAGTCTTGAGCGTCATATGAATTGTGCGATCGGACATTGTGGGCGATGCCAATTAGGGTCCTACTTTCTTTGTACGAATGGACCGGTTTTCCGGTATAATCAAGTCAAAGAATTAATGAAGATTCCAGAACTCTGAATCGAGGAGAATCGATGCCGGAAAAATTAAGGCTGGGAATCTTCAAATTCGCCTCATGCGATGGATGTCAGCTTTCACTACTTAATGCGGAAGAAGAATTGCTGGAACTGGCTGAGTTGGTCGAGTTTGCGCACTTTCCAGAAGCGAGCAGTCGTATCGACTCCGGACCTTATGATCTGGTTTTGATTGAGGGATCGATTTCGACTCCTGAAGACCTGGATCGTATCCAACAGATTCGTAGGCAAACAGACACACTTGTCACGATTGGAGCCTGTGCAACAGCAGGAGGGATTCAGGCGTTACGCAATGGAGCCAATCATGACGAGTTTATGAAACTGGTCTACCCACATCCCGAGTATTTACAATCACTGGCAACGTCAACTCCAATCTCCAACCACGTTTCCGTTGATTTTGAATTGAGAGGTTGTCCCGTCGACACCGGGCAACTTTTGCAAATCATTTCCGATAAACTTCACCATCGCAAATTCAGCGTGCCAGATCACTCCGTCTGTCGGGACTGCAAACTGCAAAATATCGTATGCGTGAGTGTCGCTCGGGGAATCCCCTGCCTGGGGCCGCTCACGCAAGCTGGATGCGGAGCCATTTGTCCTCGATTTCATCGTGGCTGTTATGGCTGCTTCGGGCCTTGTCATCAAACGAATACAGATGGCTTAACAGATTGGCTGATTAAAGACGGGCACGCATCAGCTGAGTTGATTCCACTCTTTCTGAACGTGAACGCAGAAGCTCCAGAATTTGCACGGACAGGTGCACAACTTAAGAGGCAAGACTCGGCCGAAGGAGAGTCTGATGAGTGAGTCTCGCACAATTCGTGTTGGCGCCCTGACGCGTGTTGAGGGAGAAGGGGCACTGCATGTCAGCTTGAACAACAATGTCATCGATCGTGTTGAGTTGAATATCTATGAATCTCCGCGGTTTTTCGAAGCCTTTTTGCGGGGCCGCCCTCTGGAAGATGTCCCTGACTTAACTGCCAGAATTTGTGGAATCTGCCCTGTGGCCTATCAAATGAGTTCCGCATGTGCGATTGAGGCAGCTCTCGAAATTGAGATCCCAACCGAAATTCATCAACTTCGGAAGTTGCTCTACTGTGGAGAATGGATTGAAAGCCATTGCCTGCATATGCATTTGTTGCAGGCTCCTGATTTCTTTGGCTACTCCAGTGGACTGGAATTGGGAAAACACTTTCCTGACGAAATTAAACGGGGGCTCAGACTCAAGAAAATTGGTAATCAGATTCTCGAAGTCCTGGGGGGACGTTCGGTTCATCCTGTCAATGTCTGCATTGGAGGGTTTTATCGCACGCCTGCTCTCGACGAGTTGCAGAGTTTGATTCCTGAGCTGGAATGGGGACTTCAGGCAGCGATTGAGACGACTCATTGGATTTCCGGCTTCAACTTTCCAGACTTTGTATGCAATTACGATTTGATCTCGATTAGCAACTCGAGTGAATATCCCTGGTTTGGAGATACCATGGGCTCAAGCAAAGGAGAGTCGTTCGATGTGAAAGAGTACGAGCAGGTGATCTGTGAATATCAGGTTCCGCATTCAACGGCCTTGCAGGCTCATAAAATAGAAAGTCAAACAAGTTGTCTGTTCGGACCGCTGGCTCGCATCAACCACAGTCGAGACAATTTCCACCCCAATGCTCGCGAACTTGCAGATCGTGTGAATATCCAATGGCCCTGTAACAATCCGTTTCAATCGATACTGGCACGTGGTTTGGAAGTCGTGCATGCATTCGAAGAAGCACTGGAGATCTGCAGGAACTATCAACGACCATCCGAATCGCGAATACCCTATCAACCACGAGCCGCAGTTGGCATGGCCGCGACAGAAGCTCCTCGCGGCACTTTGTTTCACCGTTATGAAATTGACGATGCTGGCCTGATTCAACATGCGACGATTATTCCTCCGACATCACAAAATCAGAAACAAATTGAAAACGACTTAAGGGATTATCTTCCCCCCTTACTATCGATGGAAGATGATCAGGTGGCTCAGGCATGTGAGCGATTGATTCGATCCTACGATCCCTGCATCAGTTGTGCGACTCATTTCCTTAAACTCTCGATTGAACGTGTGGAGTAATGAAAAGTCGCGAAAAATAAACATAGTGATTTGAGAAAATGTAATGAGTGAAATTCGGAAACAATCTCGACAACCGACTATGCTGATCGCTGGACTTGGAAGTTCACATGGGGATGATCAGTTCGGCTGGGAGGTCATCGATCGGCTGCAAGGGTGTGATGTGCGACTGAAGAAAATCACACATTCACAGGCTTTGCTCAATCATCTTGATACGATTACACACCTGATCATTTGCGATGCCAATTCTGAAACCTCTCATGAGCCTGGCGAAATCGCCTGCTACACCTGGCCTCAATTACCGGAACTGCAACGAATTCCTGCCAGTTCCCATGCTTCCAGTCTGACCGGGAC from Rubinisphaera italica includes the following:
- a CDS encoding hydrogenase maturation protease — protein: MSEIRKQSRQPTMLIAGLGSSHGDDQFGWEVIDRLQGCDVRLKKITHSQALLNHLDTITHLIICDANSETSHEPGEIACYTWPQLPELQRIPASSHASSLTGTLELATETFPDLMKIHIWTVTGKNWEPLSSMSPQVLSAAKDVAELLQRNEIEPHTRGLQNPQFNRVGEFDA
- a CDS encoding 4Fe-4S dicluster domain-containing protein, coding for MNDFQYFRMDQFPDLLRQLMHSGYRVIAPTIDQEAIVYAEIQSIDDMPRGYTDEQKPGYYRLQHTGNQRFFDYAVGPHSWKRYLFPPLQLISTSIKSQDGWVFEDHVDEGESYAFLGVRACELAAMRIQDRVFLEGAYVDKNYQNRRKASFIVAVNCAVPSANCFCTSMNTGPKCKSGFDIALTELSDGFLIEIGSSHGNEIVTPLGFPTATEEQLSESESISDHATEQIKKTMDTTDLRNRLMGQLEHSHWKDVANRCLSCTNCTMVCPTCFCSHVEEVPDLNQERVDRRKTWDSCFNPGFSKLHGTPVRNDTRSRYRQWLTHKLATWHDQFGESGCVGCGRCITWCPVGIDLTAEVAALCEEEP
- a CDS encoding Ni/Fe hydrogenase subunit alpha, with the protein product MSESRTIRVGALTRVEGEGALHVSLNNNVIDRVELNIYESPRFFEAFLRGRPLEDVPDLTARICGICPVAYQMSSACAIEAALEIEIPTEIHQLRKLLYCGEWIESHCLHMHLLQAPDFFGYSSGLELGKHFPDEIKRGLRLKKIGNQILEVLGGRSVHPVNVCIGGFYRTPALDELQSLIPELEWGLQAAIETTHWISGFNFPDFVCNYDLISISNSSEYPWFGDTMGSSKGESFDVKEYEQVICEYQVPHSTALQAHKIESQTSCLFGPLARINHSRDNFHPNARELADRVNIQWPCNNPFQSILARGLEVVHAFEEALEICRNYQRPSESRIPYQPRAAVGMAATEAPRGTLFHRYEIDDAGLIQHATIIPPTSQNQKQIENDLRDYLPPLLSMEDDQVAQACERLIRSYDPCISCATHFLKLSIERVE
- a CDS encoding Crp/Fnr family transcriptional regulator codes for the protein MDQLSFGRNLSEKMMSKIISMGEPKTVAGNCCLFREGEYHNSVYLIVKGNVLLDTFVQGRKFIELLTLSDGEFLGCSPIISTRPMSLRATTLTETQLIVFQADELKDYCEIDHDFGYQFMKEIACIFARRLMATRLQLLDLFLPPDVDSAVKPKVT
- a CDS encoding universal stress protein encodes the protein MKILLAYDGSEQSKAAGKFLRRFFYPTSDPIEIVCVIDALRDHSCRVLSDLQNEADLKLEAIQREFQVEDWNVETKRHEGEISKTLMKEAEVGGATLLVAGDRGLGKIDSLLLGNVSSHLVKQANCSVLIAKKFPEVDSREVVRILFPYDGSRAAESAVQWIESTNWRIPVELMLLNVMESQTDHMKKMAIANATYGELDALRIRLDKEMTTKLRRVETEVIEDDNIDKTILNAAVTWNADLILLGHHGHNKLIEHMLGSTAYHIAEHASCSVLVIR
- a CDS encoding NADH-quinone oxidoreductase subunit B family protein; this encodes MPEKLRLGIFKFASCDGCQLSLLNAEEELLELAELVEFAHFPEASSRIDSGPYDLVLIEGSISTPEDLDRIQQIRRQTDTLVTIGACATAGGIQALRNGANHDEFMKLVYPHPEYLQSLATSTPISNHVSVDFELRGCPVDTGQLLQIISDKLHHRKFSVPDHSVCRDCKLQNIVCVSVARGIPCLGPLTQAGCGAICPRFHRGCYGCFGPCHQTNTDGLTDWLIKDGHASAELIPLFLNVNAEAPEFARTGAQLKRQDSAEGESDE
- a CDS encoding FAD/NAD(P)-binding protein, with the translated sequence MNREASVPTSNSAWKLHEIRLVSRKKEIPIVETFEFSFVDSAVGQQYAARPGQFNMLYIPGYGEAAISTSGLSQNTGNIVHTIRQAGNVTNAIFRLELGQTLGCRGPYGNGWPLRDLEEKHLILIGGGIGMAPLRSVIESLRQSRCSFSKVTILIGGRSPDSLLYSAEYDQWRSSGFEVLTTVDHSTTGWQGNIGVVPSLLDHIELSDPNAAIVMCCGPEVMMNYSALAAIERGIPEDQIFFSLERHMNCAIGHCGRCQLGSYFLCTNGPVFRYNQVKELMKIPEL